In Lathyrus oleraceus cultivar Zhongwan6 chromosome 2, CAAS_Psat_ZW6_1.0, whole genome shotgun sequence, the DNA window tagcaatggagactaggcattatgggttaaatttcaccaactgttccatttgtttctcgatgtagaaaaaggaggcagcaatatctaaaatACCTTCTACgaatcaaaggtacactatgcagcttatgagtgtatttattctagcaaacatagcgtagctagtaacttaagaagtttaggtatggatgttatttgatagagtaaattagagtcgactattcttctgttagctttcagttagaccattatacaattctacatatatattttctagtcaatgtttatcttttgtaaaaactatatgatgatatataactatgctacaaattagtgcataccactaatgcttaatgcatggttcatacattctcatgctattgaagtcagagatatccgaaaatgttgagaaactaactcaataaaccaaaattgttttggttttgggttgttgttggagacatgaatgccctgcacagagactaactcaataaagcgaaattgttttgtctcatcccatttttggtttctcttctgaaattgttttttgtttattctaattagtaatggataatacatggatgtcttccaatcgattgtcgagagagtacgagaatggggtatcagaattcgttaagcttgccgttgcgcacgccgaagaccccagtagaatgatatatccttgcttgggttgttgttatgggaaacgggtcaatgtgcgtgtcctatttgtgaagataaaacagattggaagcgcttggagtttggtcagaagaatgtctttctcggtcatcggagattcttaaattcaaatcatcactaccgtggatggagaaaggcgttcaatggagagacagaacaaggcagagctccacctatattgacgggtgatcaaatttttgaaaaggtgaaagatttggacACTCAatttggcaagccttttgcccacacacttgtcaaaaagaaagaaggaaaaaatctaattggaaataaaatcgtggcagtatcaagggtcgaatgggatcaagtgcatttgtatgttctgcacaatgagaatgaggttgagccgtatgttgaaattcacaaggatgttctccgaggtttaaatcccaatagaaatgaaaattggatagtacgagagcacaatcgatgttttataccttggtttaaggagcatatttattcaaagtattattcagatcccgcttcaataacagaaaggttgagatgcttagcatatggtccaagtttccgtgttttttcttatagcgcatacgcgattaatggatacacattttataccaaagaacaagatgataaaagtactatgcagaatagtggtgtcaccgtggtagctgaagcaatgcacatatcaagtgtgaaggacttaaaccccaaatttgcaaatctgtcgtattttggtgttatcgagcgcatttgggtgtttgattatgagaagtttcagattcctatatttggttgcaagtgggttgaaaataataacggcattcgaatggataagtcaggatttttgcaagtggatcttaatagggtgggatacaaagatgagtcttttattctagcctctcaagctagacaagtgttctatgtcaatgatccgaaaagtacgaaatggtctatagttcttttttccaacaaagtaattgatgaaaacactggagatcaaggtgatattgatgttgagattgaatcgtttaccagaaatgatcaagatgagaatattatatcaaatgattcatatattagaaatgatcataatgagggtatttggatcaatccaaccgtccgtgttgttaagagacatgtagaacatattccaaccaagaaaagaaagagaacttagtgaaaaaggtacaggtcaaatgattttaattgttttctttattacaggtaaaatggcttttattacagcaaatcgagtcagttgcatcaaaaaaaaggtataaacacaattatatgatatttatgcatagaaaatgttaattcttgatcttatacttcatctaactaattttatgatattttaggttcatgctattgatattaaacaaaaagaggttgttgctaagaagactgcggctagcaaaaaaaacatacatctcagagatgcttttgctacttagttttatttctttttaagttatgaattggttgtatatttagaatctttagaagttaaacgattatatatcagtggattgttgtatatgtatggattgttgtatataaggcttgttgaatgcaatgtgtgaaaaagggcttcaaattatacagttttaggtgtactgcttcaatatacaggttgtttaaaataaataaaaaatatagcgcttttaaaataaaaatgtaaataaccacccactttagagggtgctttccaaaataagcgccctctaaaccctttaaatttccactttagagggcgctttccagtaaaagcgccctctaaacccttaaaagtttccactttagagggcgctttccagtaaaagcgccctctaaacccttaaaagtttccactttagagggcgctttctttaaaaagcgccctctaaagtggcccttaaaaggcttaaagagccactttagagagcgctttcaccaggaaaaaaagcactgtctttacctatgccagcgccagattagagggcgctttaaagcgctgttataggccaaagaaagcgccctcttttcccttatttggcgtagtgtatgTGTGTGATAGAAGAGGTGTGAGGCCCCCAAGGATACATGGATGGTAAGGGTATGTGTTTGGTAATTGAGGAGCGAGGTCCCCAAGGATGCATGTATGATGAAGGTATGTGTGTAGGATCCCCCAGACTGCATGGATGGTGAGAGTATGTGTGGGGGATGCGGGATGCGGGATCCCCCAAGACTGTATGGATGGTGAGGGTATGTGTGATGGATGATGAGGGAACGAATGCATGAAGGATGAGGGCACCTATGCGAGTTCTGGAAAGCTAATACCTCAATCTACTGGTATGGAAAGCTAGACACCCTAGTCTGCTGATATGGAAAGCTAGACACCCAGTCTGATGGTATGGAAAGCTAGATCCACCAGTCTGCTGGAATGGAAAGGTAGATCCCCCAGATGGGCTAATGAAAGCTGGATATCCAAATGGTAACATATGATAATCATGAGGGGAGAGTAGTGACATAAGAGGTTGAGAACTAGATATAGACATGAGATCTACCTAACTTTGTAGGGAGGACACATGGCCAACGGAGGTGCCTCACATACCATTACCCTCGGGCGTTGATGTTGGGTCTTCTTACTCTTACCCTTATCAGTCTGGGGTTGAATTTTGTCTATTTTGAGAGAATACATGTATAATAAATTAACACAATGTATACATACCCTGTTATCATCAAaacattaaataaataataaacacATTTTGTTCAACACCTTCTTTTCTACTCTCCTAATTTTCAAATGTAAATTAGGCAAGCCCTAGGAACCATAAATTTCACCTATTAGATTCCCTTTTTCCTAGAATCATCACATCAACATTTACCGAGACTTTAAGTGTTATGACACTTCCGAGGGTTTCTAACTGATGGCTTCTAATTTGATCTGTTCTCACTTACGAATTAATTTCCATTAGGCATGCACATACTCATAAATCAATAGGATTTTCCTACTGATATTTCTTACTTGATTTAACTAAGATATCTTTCTCTTATTCCTAACATCAATCAATTAATTGACTTTCACACGTTACATCCTTAATGATTTCCCTTACTTATCACACATGATTATAAGAGTTTCCGGTTCTATTAAATGCAGTCTATCATACATGTATGCATATATTTCATCAAAACCACAACATGTAATTCACTTACGTGTCGATTATTCTTAATCATGTAATATTATATTTTGAATGGTATCAAGTAAGTTCATTCCTTTTTTCTAATCCCATTATGCTAGCTACATACTTTAACACACAATTGTTTTAGGTTAGAAGCAAAACATGCAATCGGTCATCAACTCATATACATGTTATTCACAAATTTTATGCTAAGGCTAACAAGCATTCGCACAAAATCAGAAGATTATCAAACATGGTTTCATCAATGAAACAACCCCAAAACCCTCATCATGCTTTCCTAATGGTACTAAACCCAATTAAACCCACATTTAGAACCCCACATTTGAATGATCTAAGCTTTGCTTTTGACACTTCTCTTCAGGAAACTCTACTCTACTTGGACATGCAAGGAGATTATGCTTTGAACTCAAGACTTTCTTCTTCTActccaaattttatgaatttagTGAGCGAAGGAATGGTGAAAGTGAGGATTCCTTCATCCAAAAGGGGTTCTTATAATGAGTTGCCAAAATGACCATATATCCCTAGATACTTAGCAACAATTGCTAAATACGCCACTATAGAGTATTATAGTGATGGAGCCAATAATTAAGTTTGAGTCATTTTGTGGATTAATTGTTGTCATATTTGTAGAGTTTGTATGATATATTATGACTAAGAGGAACAAAACGCTTATGTGGTTTATGTAGCCGTGGTTCTTTTATGTATTCGATTAATCGTTTTTATTATTGTATTAGATTGAGACCCGTAAATCCGGGGGATGAGATGAgttttttaaataatattataattataaaTTAAATTGTAATTGCGACGATAAGGTGAATAAGATAATAAAAAAAGAGAAAGTAGAAGTTTAAGTGATAAGAAATATATTTGAGTCATGCAAATGCAAATAAGACATAacaatttaattttaaaatatcaATTATATGTAAGAAAATATAAATGATAGTCGGAAATTTATAGTTTAATCTTGTAACATGTATATGCAATTATAattcaaaataatattttagaAATAATTTGATGCTTTTGTTTGTCTATTTGAAAATTATAAGTTAAATTTGAAAGTATTGTTTGTTAATTATATTTAGCATTGTAATAAAATTTAATACTTGAAAGTATTGTTTGAGTACTTTATCTTAAACATTGTGATGTGGTTTTTTCTTTGTTATTATGATTTTATATTTtcaataaaaaatattttatgcACAATTTTCTATGGGATAAATTATTATATAACGTATTTTTTAGAAATATTAATAATTTGAGTTTTTCAATCgatttatttaaaaattaattaattaaaaaatataataatcgtctacgaaaaaaatataataattagTATAGAAAAAACAAAGGAAATTGTATGTTTATAATAATTTTTCTATTGATTTATTTAAAAGTtaattaagtttttttttatgGTGAATAAGTGTGTGTAATAGAAAATAGAGTGAAAGTTTCATAAATTGAGTTTTGATACATGGATGATAAAAGATTTGTACATGTAATTTATAATAATTTATGTTTTGATGTATTGTAAATATACAATTTGTACATTCATGTAATTTTATGTATGGAATGGAAACACAAAGGAAATAAATTAATAGATATACATAAATTTTAAGAATATTAAGAGATGATTTATGGAATATGAAAATATATgtattttaattaatataattttataaataaaGTTACACTTTTTTCTTATATGAATAATTAAAGTATTAATAGATTATGTTTTAACAAATGTCACTTTATATTTTTAATAATGTGATAATTAAGAGAATGAATTATCAAAACAATAGttatttattaaattttaatattataatAAATAGGTAATAAATATGTGTGAGATTTATCACAACACTGATACTCTAACATTAAACATTAAAATAGAATAGTTCTATCAAATATAATCGGCAAAAGTGTTTCGTAATACAAATTAAttcttgaaaaatgaaaacattaACTAAAGAAGGAAAAGTTACATAACAATCATTGTAAACTAATTTTCTATTGTCACAGAATCCTTCACAAATCCTTAGGATGGAATTTTTTTTCGATATATAAATGTGTCTAAGATATCTTTTACATTGTATGAAATACATTCAGATATAATATCTACTATGTGGAGTAATAAGTTCTACCATCATCTCATATTTTTCATCAATCAAGTTCACCAAAGAGGAACACATTCAGATAGCAACCAAGGTTCTAAGATCTCATATTGAGGCTCCTCATATGATAGAATTGGATTTTGAAGATATTGGTCAGAATGCATTTCTTGTGGAAGTTGATAATCCATATCTATATTGTATGGATAGTATTGTGGAATTGGAGGAAGATCTTGATCAAAAAACATATTAGATGATAGATCTGGATTTTGAAGATATTGGTCAGAAAACATTTCTTGTGGAAGTTGATAATCCATGTCTAGATTGTATGGAGGAAGATCTTGATCAAAAAACATATTAGATAATAGATATGGATTTTGAAGATATTGGTCAGAAAACATTTCTTGTGGAAGTTGATAATCCATGTCTAGATTGTATGGAGGAAGATCTTGATCAAAAAACATATTACTTGATGAAAATGATGGAACTATATCTTCCATATCTTGAAAGTATGAACATTCTGGGAGTGTAGAAAACCTGTTAGCATTCATAATATAATTTCTAATGTTAGTCTTGAAATATGTTAATGTAATTATAAactttaaaaagaaaaaaaaacattaaaTTGTCTCCTCACCTATCATCCAATGTTGGGACAGCATGATTGTTGAAACAAGTACTTGAATCATCGGCCAACGTTGAAAATTGTTGAAAGTTGTTGATATTTTTGTCATcataaatttgatcaagaagatAGTTACCATGTAGAGTATCTTCTTGATCAAAAAACAGATTACTTGATGAAAATGATGGAACTATATCTTCCATATCTTGAAAGTATGAACATTCTGGGAGTGTAGGAAACCTGTTAGCATTCATAATATAAATTCTAATGTTAGTCTTGAAATATGTTAATGTAATTATAAactttaaaaagaaaaaaaaaaacattaaattGTCTACTCACCTATCATCCAATGTTGGGACAGCATGATTGTTGAAACAAGTACTTAAATCATCAGCCAACGTTGAAAATTGTTGAAAGTTGTTGATATTTTTGTCATcataaatttgatcaagaagatAGTTACCATGTAGAGTATCTTCTTGATGATCAaattccatttcttcttcttgCGAGGCATTATTTTGTTGGTTACTAATTTCTCCAACATTGTTATTCAACTCATCAACATGGTTTATGTTTTCTGAAATGAGGTGCTTTCTAGAGTTTTTTAAACTCCTTTTTTTGGAATTAATAAAATTCTTTAACTCGTTATCGGTTCTTCCAGGAAACTGTCACaacaaaaacaaattcaaaataaTTATATAATCAATTATCGGTTATTCTAAAAAAAATTGGTTATTAATTAATAAGTAGACTTCATGCAAAAAATTATTACCAAAAAAAACCCTAATCTTAGCGAACATACAAAAAAATCATTACCTATTATAAATGGTTACAATTATAGAAAGCCTAATAAactttaattttttatttataaaattaagTTTTTTCCCTATAAGAGTGAAGCATGAATAAACAAACCTGTGAAACCATTTGAGACCATTTTGGTCCTAACTCATTATAGAGATGAATAAgttttcttctttcttcttcattgAACGAGCActtttttaaaattgaatttaGATGATTTAACCATCTTATACGACAACTTTTTCCATCTCTAACAAGTTTTGTTTTCTTTCGTACGGAATCCCACTTTCCAACTCCATATTTTGTCACATATTCTCTTAATAATTGATCCTCTTCCTTTGACCATGTTCCTTTTTTTAACACAATATTTCTAGTATCCTCACCATGATTGCATTTTTCTTGTTGCAAAGATGAAGATGCCATGATTTGAGTGAATGTGATTTTTAACTACGTGAACAATAGTGTTAGTGTGTTGAAATATATAAGAGAGAGTCCTAGTTTGAATAAAAATCATTTACCCTATTCTAACTCCTATTTTTTTGCTAACTAAATCACATTATCTAATATGGAAGATAAAACTAGACAAACTCCACTTTTCTATAACTCATGTTTGATTGTGTCCAACTCGTATATAAAAACTACCTCAGCTACATTTCTGGTCCAACGCTTTTAAGTAAAATACAAATTTAATGATAGCAAAATTAAAGATAAAGATTATATAATAATTCAATTgtaattataaaaaaattaaattaaatatataatttttttgaGAGACATGATTTTGGCGATTAAGTCGGATGTGATAAACATCGCTTTATAAGTGCCatctttttattttaatttcataagTTTAGTACCTCATCTTTCTATAACAAAAAAAAACTTgttcgttttttttttctttttttaaaataacttttttatatatctatattataattttttttataaatggATCCAATTCAAGTAGTGTCCTCACAATTGTGATCTTTGCCACATGTGAAAAAGCATCAATGAAATTAAATCCATTAACCTGATTGTAACCTTTGGCTAATAGTCTAGCCTTATACCTCTCTAATAGTCTAGCCTTATACCTAACCAATTTGCTTCCGATATGCTTGATACTAGGTGGAACATAAACAAATAATCAAGTTTTGTTGTGCTTCAAAGCATCCAACTCAGAGTTCAATGCCTTGATCCAAGAATCATACTTGCTTGTTTCTTGGCAATTATCTGGCTCATAAATAGTGGGGATAGACAAAGCAAAATGTTGGTGTGAAGTAGAGAGATTATTAAATGAATGAAAATTCTGAATAAAATCAAGTATAGTTGCAGAATTTTGGTTAGATGATTTCTTTGAAAAACTGCATATAAAGTTTAACAAATAACTCGACTTTTGGGTAGTCGATTATATCTTCTCAATATTTGTGGTGGTTTAGTTACTAACTCATTCTATAACCTAGGCTCATAAATATTTTGTCACTGCACTTGATGATTACAGTAGGTTCATTTGGATTATTCTTTGCAACTCCAAATTTGAAGTCACTAGTCTTTTCCAAAAGTTCACACTCATGATAGAAATTCAATATAATTACAAAGTCAATATTTTTAGGACAAATAGTGGTCCTGAGTTTTCTATGCCTAATCTTTATTCTTCATATGACTTATCCCATTAATCGTGTCCATAATCCTTTACTTTATTTCAAGTCATCATTCTTTCAAAGATTTGGTAATGATCCTGACATCGATGAATTAATTTTTTTTGAATCACTATGTTATGCCTCCACCTTATGATGAAGATACTAGGTACTTTAACAATTAGTACCTACCCCGAATATTAAAATATTTTACTTTGTTAATTTAGAATATTAATTACTTTATTAATACGTTGAtatttattttgtattttattATATAAATTATTTGAAATGTATGTTTGGATACGGGGAAGATAAAACCATCATCGCCCCATTGTCATGCCTAATTTCAGCCAATAAATTATTTGACAAAAAAGTTCTAAAAAACTAGGTATTGATTGATATATTCATATCTTTTTTGAACATTTCATTGTATTTgattaaattatatttaaattttatatAACCTAAATAATTCTTTTCGAGTATATTAATTACCGATATTATTTCAATCTTAATGGAATGATTTTCTTTCAAATGTCTTTTTCTTCACtcttttaaaatattttctaacTATGAAATTGtctaaatttaaaatatatatttttaattaataattatattattttatgTTGAAAACAAGTTGATTTAAGAATCGAAAAAATGTTTTCAAAGAAGCGGATGGAGAAAATAGTATGTTCTTTTTAAATAAAGGCAAATTAATAAACAAAAAAGGAAAACAAAAAAGGATGAAGGGATATAAAACCTAACATAAAAAAGATAGAAAAAAATGATAGTTGGACATGCCTAACCTATTTGTAAaagaaaattcaaaaatataaaCAGTAAGTGAATTTCACAAAGTGTCAtaatcaacaaaaaaaaacatgCATACACTAATCTATCTATATAAGCATTTTCCTCTCTAAAATTGTGACATATCTTGACTATAAAGGAGAATATAGTGTGCAAAATATTATTCCATTTAATTAAAAGTTACCAAGGGACTACATTCAAATTAGAAAAAGCATGATTGGTGAGCCAATTTCAAGTTAAAGATCTATCTAATTCTTCTTATTAGCATATTCCATAGCAATCATTATTTCATACAATTCGGCTTGAAAGGAGGTGCAAACTCCAATCTTATGCATTTTTCTATAAAACAATTACATAATTCTTCTTGTTAGCATATTCCATAACAATCATTATTTCATACAATTTGGCTTGAAAGGAGGTGCAAACTCCAATCTTATGCATTTTTCTATAAAACAATTACATAAAGAGCATATCGAAATCATACGCATTTTTCTTCGAATCAAGTTGTTGTCTATTACAATAATAGTATGCATCTGTTTCTAAGTCACAAATGATTTAACATGTGGTATATAGGGATGCCAAATAAATTTTGTCCAAAAAGGCTCAACGTGACCCCTCCTCATACAATTTTAGATATCTTTAAAATATAGATCACAATTTGTAAATAATTTCCAAATCAGTTTGTCAACAATAGTATTATCAAATGACAAGTTAATTTTCAAAATATCTTTAACAATTTGAGGAGGCAAAATGGATAAATCACGAGGAATGTTCCAATCGATGTGTTGGATAATTAAATTGACCTTAACAATTTGAATAAATTGAACATGCACTATAAATACTAAGAGTAAATCTTTAATTTTGTATTCCAACTAATTGTTAGTCCATATGTTAATGTTCTTCTCATTACCAACCTGCTATATACTATATTCCTctagaaagaaaaaaaaattatgaatattATGAAATAGGCCACTAATAAATTAATTATGatttcataaaaaaataaaaaaataaaaaagagattATCATCGagtttaattttataaaatataaaGTTTTTACAAGATGATTTAAATATCAAACTTTGAAATAATTTTAgtaacttttttcttttttgagtAAAAGAAATTTAAAACATTAAATAATTGAGATGAAAAATGCATGACTTTCCTTTCCTTCACTTTAATCTATGAAATCAAATATATACTTCGTTATGGGACAACCAAATGCCCAATACAGGAGAAGCATAATCATTATACAATGTATTTAATCAGCACAAGAGAAATTTAAGATACATTTTATGATCATCACTTTTAACTTCATTTATGTTGAACTCTATAACTGAATTGGGTATTGGAGTATTAACCTTGAAGGTCCATCCCACACAACCGTATCGAAGATCAACATCACCGCTTTAAGATTCCAACAACACCAATTCTAGTTCATGTATGAAACAAATACCCACCTTATATAATACACAATATTTACACTTAAAAATTATTAAAGTTCAAAATCAAAAGGAAGACAATTTTAAAGTTAGTTGGATATTTTTCAACATATAGCAAGTTGGGAGAGTATAAGTACATTAAAAACAAGATTCAATTAAATACTTTTCAAGTTGAGTGAAGTTTATCATAAATGACAATACTCTAGGCAAAGTCAAAACATAGTAGGGTTAGATAATTGCATTTTATGACCATACTTTGTGTACATAGAGCCACAAAGTGAAAAAAGATGAACATTATAGAGTCAGTGATTCAAAATATCAGCATGAGGATATGAGTAAACTTAACAAGTCGAAAAACATAAGACATTAAATCGAAATTAGGACATCATTTATCCCATAAAAATAACATCTCATACATCATCCGTGTAAATAACTACATGAAAATTTATTTTCTATATGCCACGATCTATGGACTAGAAATACTATTTT includes these proteins:
- the LOC127121762 gene encoding uncharacterized protein LOC127121762; translated protein: MKALMEEEMKEAEQGGDDNEGTDVEDSFPGRTDNELKNFINSKKRSLKNSRKHLISENINHVDELNNNVGEISNQQNNASQEEEMEFDHQEDTLHGNYLLDQIYDDKNINNFQQFSTLADDLSTCFNNHAVPTLDDRFPTLPECSYFQDMEDIVPSFSSSNLFFDQEDTLHGNYLLDQIYDDKNINNFQQFSTLADDSSTCFNNHAVPTLDDRFSTLPECSYFQDMEDIVPSFSSSNMFFDQDLPPYNLDMDYQLPQEMFSDQYLQNPYLLSNMFFDQDLPPYNLDMDYQLPQEMFSDQYLQNPDLSSNMFFDQDLPPIPQYYPYNIDMDYQLPQEMHSDQYLQNPILSYEEPQYEILEPWLLSECVPLW